One region of Mycolicibacterium rhodesiae NBB3 genomic DNA includes:
- a CDS encoding YggS family pyridoxal phosphate-dependent enzyme has protein sequence MTAIVTTRETELAEALAAVRARLTAAAEAAGRNSDEIELLPITKFFPASDVTILHHLGCEAFGESREQEAANKAAEVANMVGGAPIRWHMVGRIQRNKARSIAAWAYAAHSVDSVRLVNALDRAAAGALADGDRTAPLRIYIQVSLDGDTQRGGVDIADPALVDQVCAAVQAGDGLEFVGLMAVPPLGADPREAFGRLQSELERVQRDYPQRLELSAGMSGDLEAAVEYGSTCVRVGTALLGQRPLTSPGVVTPVTSSSQTPESKVIRRVER, from the coding sequence ATGACTGCGATCGTGACGACTCGCGAAACCGAACTCGCCGAGGCACTTGCTGCCGTCCGGGCCAGGCTGACCGCGGCGGCGGAGGCGGCCGGACGCAATTCCGACGAAATTGAATTGCTCCCTATTACCAAATTCTTCCCGGCGAGCGACGTAACGATTCTGCACCATTTAGGGTGCGAGGCTTTTGGCGAATCACGCGAGCAGGAAGCGGCGAATAAGGCTGCCGAAGTCGCCAATATGGTCGGTGGTGCACCCATTCGCTGGCACATGGTGGGGCGGATCCAGCGCAACAAAGCACGGTCGATCGCGGCGTGGGCGTACGCCGCGCACTCGGTCGACAGCGTGCGCCTCGTCAATGCTCTGGACCGTGCGGCGGCGGGTGCGCTGGCCGACGGTGACCGGACCGCGCCGCTTCGCATCTATATACAGGTGAGTCTCGACGGGGATACGCAGCGCGGAGGAGTGGACATCGCGGACCCCGCGTTGGTCGACCAGGTCTGCGCCGCAGTGCAGGCAGGCGACGGTCTCGAATTCGTCGGGCTGATGGCGGTTCCGCCGTTGGGGGCGGATCCGCGAGAAGCCTTCGGACGTTTGCAGTCCGAGCTCGAGCGGGTACAACGCGACTATCCGCAACGACTCGAACTGTCTGCAGGGATGTCCGGCGACCTCGAGGCGGCAGTGGAATATGGCTCGACGTGTGTGCGTGTCGGTACCGCGCTATTGGGCCAACGTCCTCTAACGTCACCAGGAGTAGTCACTCCAGTCACATCTTCATCACAGACACCAGAGTCGAAGGTCATCAGAAGGGTCGAGCGATGA
- a CDS encoding YggT family protein, translated as MALFFDILGFALFVFWLLLIARIVVEFIRSFSRDWQPKGATVVILELIMTVTDPPVKLLRRLIPQLTIGAVRFDLSIMVLLLAAFIGMQLAFGAAV; from the coding sequence TTGGCGCTCTTCTTCGACATCCTGGGTTTCGCCCTGTTCGTCTTCTGGCTGCTGCTGATCGCCCGGATCGTGGTCGAGTTCATTCGCTCGTTCTCCCGTGACTGGCAGCCCAAGGGCGCCACGGTGGTGATCCTCGAGTTGATCATGACGGTCACCGACCCCCCGGTGAAGCTGCTGCGCCGACTGATTCCCCAGCTCACTATCGGTGCCGTGCGGTTCGACCTGTCCATCATGGTGTTGCTGCTCGCGGCATTCATCGGGATGCAGCTGGCATTCGGCGCCGCGGTTTGA
- the wag31 gene encoding DivIVA-like cell division protein Wag31, translating to MPLTPADVHNVAFSKPPIGKRGYNEDEVDAFLDLVENELTRLIEENADLRQRVAELDQELGGDGGGSGAQSTQAIPQYEAPAPTPPPAPEPAQQPQYEAAPTSANTEEQAIKAARVLALAQDTADRLTGTAKAESDKMLADARAQADALVSEARQTAETTVTEARQRADAMLADAQTRSETQLRQAQEKADALQADAERKHSEIMGTINQQRTVLEGRLEQLRTFEREYRTRLKTYLESQLEELGQRGSAAPVDSSANNDAGGFNQFNRGNN from the coding sequence ATGCCGCTCACACCAGCCGACGTCCACAACGTGGCGTTCAGCAAGCCACCCATCGGCAAGCGCGGCTACAACGAGGACGAGGTCGACGCCTTTCTCGACCTGGTCGAGAACGAGCTGACCCGCCTCATCGAGGAGAACGCCGATCTCCGTCAGCGCGTAGCCGAGCTGGACCAGGAGCTTGGGGGCGATGGCGGTGGCAGCGGTGCGCAGTCGACGCAGGCGATCCCGCAGTACGAGGCCCCGGCTCCGACCCCGCCGCCCGCACCCGAGCCGGCGCAGCAGCCGCAGTACGAGGCGGCCCCGACCTCAGCGAACACCGAGGAACAGGCGATCAAGGCCGCTCGCGTGCTGGCCCTGGCCCAGGACACCGCCGACCGCCTGACCGGCACAGCCAAGGCCGAGTCCGACAAGATGCTGGCCGACGCCCGCGCACAGGCCGACGCGCTGGTCAGCGAGGCGCGACAGACTGCCGAGACCACGGTCACCGAGGCGCGTCAGCGTGCCGACGCGATGCTCGCCGACGCGCAGACCCGGTCCGAGACCCAGCTGCGCCAGGCCCAGGAGAAGGCCGACGCCCTGCAGGCCGACGCCGAACGTAAGCACTCCGAGATCATGGGCACCATCAACCAACAGCGCACCGTGCTGGAAGGCCGCCTCGAACAGCTGCGCACGTTCGAGCGGGAGTACCGGACCCGGCTCAAGACCTACCTGGAATCGCAGCTCGAGGAACTCGGCCAGCGGGGCTCCGCAGCGCCGGTGGATTCCAGCGCGAACAACGACGCCGGCGGTTTCAACCAGTTCAACCGCGGTAACAACTGA
- a CDS encoding phosphoribosyltransferase: MSGLRGLSRREAARVFRDRREAGDVLAQQMTSYADKPNLLVLGLARGGVPVAWQVAHALRAPLDVFLVRKLGVPQWQELAMGALASGGGVVINDNLVRSLGISDDQLQSAIERETDELHRREQAYRGDRPPIDVTGKTVILVDDGIATGASMLAAVRAVKAQGPAQVVVAVPVGPASACRELATEADDVVCATMPPGFEAVGQVFEDFHQVSDDEVRELLARG, encoded by the coding sequence ATGAGCGGATTGCGCGGGTTGAGCCGCCGAGAAGCGGCTCGCGTGTTCCGGGACCGCCGCGAGGCCGGCGACGTCCTGGCGCAGCAGATGACGTCCTACGCAGACAAGCCCAACCTGCTGGTGTTGGGCTTGGCCCGCGGTGGTGTCCCGGTCGCCTGGCAGGTCGCCCACGCCCTACGCGCACCGCTCGACGTTTTCCTGGTGCGCAAGCTCGGCGTCCCGCAGTGGCAGGAGCTCGCAATGGGCGCACTGGCCTCGGGCGGCGGCGTGGTGATCAACGACAACCTGGTGCGCAGCCTCGGCATCAGCGACGACCAGCTGCAGAGCGCGATCGAGCGCGAAACCGACGAACTACACCGGCGCGAACAGGCCTACCGCGGCGACCGGCCGCCGATCGACGTCACCGGCAAGACGGTGATCCTGGTCGACGACGGCATCGCCACCGGTGCCAGCATGCTCGCGGCGGTGCGTGCGGTGAAAGCGCAGGGACCGGCACAGGTGGTCGTCGCAGTACCGGTCGGACCCGCATCGGCGTGCCGGGAGCTGGCGACCGAGGCCGACGATGTGGTGTGCGCGACCATGCCACCCGGATTCGAGGCCGTCGGTCAGGTCTTCGAGGACTTCCACCAGGTCAGCGACGACGAAGTACGCGAATTGCTCGCCCGCGGCTGA
- a CDS encoding TIGR01777 family oxidoreductase — protein sequence MGIEIETVVDHPLTEVFDWHSRRGAMRRLVPPWQPMKVVAEADSLADGCAVLALPGGLRWVAQHDPTEYDPPHRFVDVLSSRGPRSWPPRLVGHWTHTHEFGEAPSGTRVYDRIDAPVPAAALRPMFAYRHRQLADDLAAHRDAREAGLTPLTVAITGATGLVGTALSAFLTTGGHRVIRLVRHAAQSQDERQWDPDRPAAHLLSGVDAVVHLAGASIAGRFTAGHKEAVRDSRIGPTRRLAELAAASAFQGPFISASAIGIYGYDRGDDLLSEESVRGDGFLADVCADWEAATAPAAAAGLRVVNVRTGIVQSAGGGTLRLLRPLFAAGLGGRVGSGRQWLSWIALDDLLDVYYRALYDARLSGPVNAVAPTPVRNADYTKALASVLRRPALLPVPSLGPRLLLGEQGSRELAEADQRVAATKLESLGHRFRHPGIDGALAHELGHG from the coding sequence ATGGGCATCGAGATCGAAACTGTTGTCGACCATCCGCTGACCGAGGTTTTCGATTGGCACTCTCGACGCGGCGCGATGCGTCGTCTGGTGCCGCCCTGGCAGCCGATGAAGGTCGTCGCCGAGGCCGATTCGCTGGCCGACGGCTGCGCCGTGCTGGCGTTGCCGGGCGGATTGCGCTGGGTCGCGCAGCACGACCCCACCGAATACGACCCGCCGCATCGATTCGTCGACGTGCTCTCGTCGCGGGGCCCGCGTTCGTGGCCCCCGCGGCTGGTCGGGCACTGGACGCATACACACGAATTCGGTGAAGCGCCGTCGGGTACGCGGGTGTATGACCGCATCGACGCCCCGGTGCCCGCCGCGGCGCTGCGCCCGATGTTCGCCTACCGGCATCGACAGCTCGCCGACGATCTCGCGGCCCATCGCGATGCACGTGAGGCGGGTCTGACACCGCTCACCGTGGCGATCACCGGAGCGACCGGCCTGGTCGGCACCGCCTTGTCGGCGTTCCTGACCACCGGGGGGCATCGCGTGATCCGGCTGGTCCGGCATGCGGCGCAGTCCCAGGATGAGCGGCAATGGGATCCGGACCGTCCAGCGGCGCATCTGCTGTCGGGTGTCGATGCGGTGGTGCACCTCGCCGGGGCGTCGATCGCGGGGCGTTTCACGGCTGGTCACAAGGAGGCCGTCCGCGACAGTCGCATCGGGCCCACCCGTCGACTGGCAGAGTTGGCCGCTGCCAGTGCTTTTCAGGGACCGTTCATCAGCGCCTCGGCGATCGGGATCTATGGCTACGACCGCGGAGACGACCTGCTGAGTGAGGAGAGCGTGCGCGGCGACGGATTCCTCGCCGACGTCTGTGCGGACTGGGAAGCCGCCACCGCGCCCGCCGCCGCGGCGGGTCTTCGGGTCGTCAACGTGCGCACCGGGATCGTGCAATCCGCGGGGGGCGGCACGTTGCGATTGTTGCGGCCGCTGTTCGCGGCCGGGCTCGGCGGCCGCGTCGGCAGTGGGCGGCAGTGGTTGTCGTGGATCGCACTGGACGACCTGCTCGACGTCTACTACCGCGCGCTCTACGACGCCCGGCTGTCCGGACCGGTCAATGCCGTCGCGCCAACGCCGGTGCGTAACGCCGACTACACCAAGGCGCTCGCGTCAGTGCTGCGCCGTCCCGCGCTGCTGCCCGTGCCCTCGCTGGGACCGCGGCTGCTGCTGGGAGAGCAGGGATCACGGGAGCTCGCCG
- a CDS encoding cell division protein SepF — protein sequence MSTLHKVKAYFGMAPMDDYDDEYYEDDERAASRGYSRRSREDRFEEDEGYGRRGGYDDYDDAPAGYRGGFRDEDRFEPRVRGPRDFERASSRLGPLRGATRGALAMDPRRMAELFEAGSPLSKITTLRPKDYGEARTIGERFRDGTPVIMDLVTMDNADAKRLVDFAAGLAFALRGSFDKVATKVFLLSPADVDVTAEERRRIAEAGFYSYQ from the coding sequence ATGAGCACACTCCATAAAGTCAAGGCCTACTTCGGCATGGCGCCGATGGATGACTATGACGACGAGTACTACGAGGACGACGAACGCGCCGCCTCACGCGGATACTCGCGTCGCTCGCGGGAGGACCGCTTCGAAGAGGACGAGGGTTACGGACGTCGAGGCGGCTACGACGACTACGACGACGCACCTGCCGGGTACCGCGGCGGGTTCCGCGACGAGGACCGCTTCGAGCCCCGCGTGCGGGGCCCGCGTGACTTCGAGCGTGCATCGTCGCGGCTCGGGCCGCTGCGCGGTGCCACCAGGGGAGCGCTCGCGATGGATCCGCGCCGGATGGCCGAACTGTTCGAGGCGGGTAGCCCCCTGTCGAAGATCACCACGCTGCGACCGAAGGATTACGGCGAAGCCCGCACCATCGGCGAGCGGTTCCGTGACGGCACCCCGGTGATCATGGATCTGGTGACGATGGACAACGCCGATGCCAAGCGGCTGGTCGACTTCGCGGCCGGGTTGGCGTTCGCGTTGCGCGGCTCATTCGACAAGGTGGCCACCAAGGTCTTCCTCCTTTCGCCCGCAGACGTCGACGTCACGGCCGAGGAGCGACGCCGCATCGCCGAAGCCGGTTTCTACTCGTATCAATAG
- a CDS encoding cell division protein FtsQ/DivIB encodes MSQPTEPTDEGESDEAPAQTEQSEPVTAADAEPDFEGPRRRARREREERRAAQARATAIEEARREAKRRVTGTVSTKKLGRGTVRGLKVLMYSALISVIVVGLGLLLYFTPIMSARNIVVVGLGAVSKDEVINAAAVAPGTPLLQVNTDTVAERVAAIRRVASVRVQREYPSTLRITVVERVPVVVKDYPDGPHLFDRDGVDFAIGVPPQGVPYLDTKNPGPDDPPTKAALEVMTSLRPEVATQVARVDAPSVAGITLQLTDGRQVIWGTTDRTEEKALTLGALLTQPGKIYDVSSPDLPTVK; translated from the coding sequence GGAACCCGACTTCGAGGGCCCGCGTCGCCGTGCCAGGAGGGAGCGCGAGGAACGGCGCGCCGCCCAGGCCCGCGCGACCGCCATCGAGGAGGCCCGCCGAGAGGCCAAGCGGCGTGTCACCGGCACAGTCAGCACGAAAAAGCTTGGGCGCGGCACGGTTCGGGGCCTCAAGGTGCTCATGTACTCGGCGCTGATCAGCGTGATCGTCGTCGGACTCGGTCTGCTGTTGTACTTCACGCCGATCATGTCCGCACGCAACATCGTCGTCGTCGGGTTGGGCGCCGTGAGCAAGGACGAGGTGATCAATGCGGCGGCCGTCGCCCCGGGGACGCCGCTGCTGCAGGTCAACACGGACACGGTCGCCGAGCGCGTGGCCGCGATCCGGCGCGTCGCCAGCGTGCGCGTCCAGCGCGAGTATCCGTCCACCTTGCGGATCACCGTCGTCGAGCGGGTGCCGGTGGTGGTCAAGGACTATCCCGACGGACCACATCTGTTCGATCGCGACGGCGTGGATTTCGCGATCGGCGTTCCGCCGCAGGGCGTGCCGTACCTCGACACCAAGAATCCAGGCCCCGACGACCCGCCGACCAAGGCGGCGTTGGAGGTGATGACCTCACTGCGGCCCGAGGTCGCCACCCAGGTCGCCCGCGTCGATGCGCCGTCGGTGGCCGGTATCACGCTGCAGCTCACCGATGGACGCCAGGTGATCTGGGGGACGACCGACCGCACGGAGGAGAAGGCGCTCACGCTCGGCGCACTGCTCACCCAGCCCGGCAAGATTTACGACGTCTCCAGTCCGGACCTGCCGACCGTCAAATAG
- the pgeF gene encoding peptidoglycan editing factor PgeF — translation MTVRIRRVTTTRAGGVSAPPFDTFNLGDHVGDDPAAVAANRKRLAAAVGLGNDNVVWMNQVHGDRVVMVDGPSAETIDDTDALVTTTPRLALAVVTADCVPVLLGDARAGVVAAVHAGRVGAQNGVVVRAVETMLAAGAHAEDISVLLGPSVSGRNYEVPAAMAAEVEATLPGSRTTTAANTPGLDLRAGIARQLTDLGITSIAIDPRCTVADRNLYSHRRDAPTGRLASLVWME, via the coding sequence GTGACGGTTCGTATACGGCGCGTGACCACAACCCGTGCCGGCGGCGTCTCGGCGCCGCCGTTCGACACCTTCAATCTCGGCGATCACGTCGGCGATGATCCCGCCGCCGTGGCAGCCAACCGCAAAAGGCTCGCCGCCGCAGTGGGATTGGGCAACGACAACGTCGTGTGGATGAACCAGGTGCACGGCGACCGGGTCGTCATGGTCGACGGCCCGTCGGCGGAGACGATCGATGACACCGACGCACTGGTGACGACCACACCGCGGTTGGCGCTCGCCGTGGTGACCGCCGATTGCGTGCCCGTCCTGTTGGGTGACGCGCGCGCGGGCGTGGTCGCGGCCGTTCACGCGGGGCGGGTCGGAGCTCAGAACGGTGTCGTGGTGCGCGCGGTAGAGACGATGCTCGCCGCCGGTGCGCACGCCGAGGACATCTCGGTGCTGCTCGGTCCCTCGGTGAGCGGTCGGAACTACGAGGTCCCCGCGGCGATGGCGGCCGAAGTGGAGGCCACCTTGCCCGGTAGTCGCACCACCACCGCCGCGAACACGCCAGGTCTCGATCTGCGCGCCGGAATCGCCAGGCAGTTAACGGATCTGGGGATCACGTCCATCGCCATCGACCCGCGCTGCACGGTCGCCGACCGCAATCTGTACAGCCATCGTCGCGATGCGCCGACGGGACGCCTGGCGTCCCTGGTATGGATGGAATGA
- the ftsZ gene encoding cell division protein FtsZ, whose protein sequence is MTPPHNYLAVIKVVGIGGGGVNAVNRMIEQGLKGVEFIAINTDAQALLMSDADVKLDVGRDSTRGLGAGADPEVGRKAAEDAKDDIEELLRGADMVFVTAGEGGGTGTGGAPVVATIARKLGALTVGVVTRPFSFEGKRRSNQAETGITALRESCDTLIVIPNDRLLQMGDAAVSLMDAFRSADEVLLNGVQGITDLITTPGLINVDFADVKGVMSGAGTALMGIGSARGDGRALKAAEIAINSPLLEASMEGAQGVLLSVAGGSDLGLFEINEAASLVQEAAHADANIIFGTVIDDSLGDEVRVTVIAAGFDSAGPGRKPVVGAGQAIAAGTAGKVTSQLFEPADAASVPVHTNGATVSIGGGDDDDDVDVPPFMRH, encoded by the coding sequence ATGACCCCCCCGCATAACTACCTCGCCGTGATCAAGGTCGTCGGCATCGGCGGCGGCGGCGTCAACGCCGTCAACCGGATGATCGAGCAGGGCCTCAAGGGCGTGGAGTTCATCGCCATCAACACCGACGCGCAAGCGCTGTTGATGAGCGATGCCGACGTCAAGCTCGACGTCGGCCGCGACTCTACCCGCGGACTCGGCGCCGGCGCCGATCCCGAGGTCGGTCGAAAGGCCGCCGAGGACGCCAAGGACGACATCGAGGAGCTGCTGCGCGGCGCCGACATGGTGTTCGTCACCGCGGGCGAGGGCGGTGGCACCGGCACCGGTGGTGCGCCCGTCGTCGCGACGATCGCGCGCAAGCTCGGTGCGCTGACCGTCGGCGTGGTGACGCGACCGTTCTCCTTCGAGGGCAAGCGCCGCAGCAACCAGGCCGAGACCGGCATCACTGCGCTGCGCGAGAGCTGCGACACGCTCATCGTGATCCCCAACGACCGGCTGCTCCAGATGGGCGACGCCGCAGTGTCGTTGATGGACGCGTTCCGCAGCGCCGACGAGGTACTCCTCAACGGGGTGCAGGGCATCACCGATCTGATCACCACCCCCGGGCTGATCAACGTCGACTTTGCGGACGTCAAAGGCGTGATGAGCGGCGCGGGCACCGCGTTGATGGGCATCGGCTCGGCCCGCGGCGACGGCCGCGCGCTGAAGGCCGCCGAGATCGCCATCAATTCGCCGCTTCTCGAGGCGTCCATGGAGGGCGCCCAGGGTGTGCTGCTGTCCGTCGCGGGCGGCAGTGATCTCGGGCTGTTCGAGATCAACGAGGCGGCCTCGCTGGTGCAGGAGGCGGCACACGCCGACGCCAACATCATCTTCGGCACCGTCATCGACGACTCGCTCGGTGACGAGGTACGCGTCACCGTGATCGCCGCGGGCTTCGATTCCGCGGGGCCGGGACGCAAGCCGGTGGTCGGTGCGGGGCAGGCGATCGCGGCAGGGACGGCGGGCAAGGTGACCTCGCAGTTGTTCGAACCCGCCGACGCGGCGAGTGTCCCGGTGCACACCAACGGCGCGACGGTCAGCATCGGCGGCGGCGACGATGACGACGACGTCGATGTGCCGCCCTTCATGCGCCACTGA